GCAGCGGAAGACGGCGGGGCGGATGCTCTTTCGCTGATCAATACTCTTTCCGGTATGGCCGTAAATATCGAAAGCAGGTCTCCACGTCTTGCCAATGTCATCGGCGGACTTTCCGGTCCGGCAGTGAAACCTGTTGCACTTAGATGTGTGTATCAGGCTGTAAATGCGGTTAAAATTCCGGTAATGGGTCTCGGCGGAATTACCACTGCTGAAGATGCTGCGGAATTTCTGCTCGTTGGAGCGACAGCTGTCCAGATAGGAACAGGCAACTTTATCAGCCCGGATACCGCTTTTAAGGTAGCGGAAGAGCTGCCAAAGGTTCTGGAAAGAATAAATGCGGGATCAATTGATGAGTTTATCGGTAGCCTGCAAATAGGAAAATAGGGTTGAATTTTTCATTTAATTTAAAATAATTGAATAAATTTAAAAAAGTACTTGCCAAGCAGGTCCTATTTAGATAGATCCTTTTTCACCAAAGCGGAGAGGTGTCCGAGTCCGGCTTAAGGAGCACGCCTGGAAAGCGTGTTTAGGTAACACTAACGGAGGTTCAAATCCTCTCCTCTCCGCCAGATAACAATAAAGGCTTACGTCTGTAGACGTAAGCCTTTTTCTTTTTTGGGCCGATTTACACTCACATTTTCACACATAACCCCATCCGCCAAAATCCGCTTCTTCTCGGCATCCAGTTCCGCTGCCTATCTAACCTGCCGCAAAACCACCAGCTGTACCCTACCGCCAAGTCTATTGGTAAACTCCTCAAGCCCGGCATACCCAAAGACAGTATCAGGCAAATCTGAATCCTGAAGATATGCCTTACCCGGCTTTCTTATTAGAGCTATCTGGGCAAAGTCACTACCAAAAGAATATGTATAAATAGCGTATTCCTCTGTAAGACTTGCAAGGCTGAAGTAGCCATCCATCTTGTCTGCAACAATCATCATGTTTTTTAACTCTGACTGAGTGTATCCTGTAGAAGTGATCTCGTTCAGCAAAAGTCTAATTCCCAGAAAATATCCATTAGTAAATCCTAGTTCTTTGGCAGCTGCCATGAAAAACTGGTGGTCTTCATCTGCTTTTTTCTTTGCCGCTACCCGCGCTTTTTCTTCTTCTTGCGCTTTCCTTTGATCTGCTTTTCTTTTCTGGGCATCTGTTGATTTTTTAAGGGTCAGATAAGGTGTCACAAAATTCTTCTCACAATCTGCTAGTTCGGCTTTTTTGTAATCCAGAATCCCAGCATCGATAGCTGCTGCTGACTTTTTGCTTTTGCTATAATCATCATAGAAATATTCAAGCTCGTCCATTTTCGGGTTCGCTTTCTTCAACTGCTTTTTCCCAGCCATACAGCTAAATAAGGCATTCTCTATTTTAGACAAGACTTCTTTGTTCGGTGCTTTAGAAAGTAAGGTATCATTCCTTGCTATCAGGACCTGCCCATCTGCAAGACGTTTTGAAAACGGCACACCCCATACTTGATACGAAGAGTCACTTAGACCGGGATCAATGGCAATTAACTTTTTTAAATCCCGGTTAACCCATCTTTTAACGTTTTCATGATGCTGGGTGTCACGGCTCTTGGATAAATCTCCTGTAACCTTTGATAAATCGGGAAGGTCTCTTAAATTTCTGGATATATCTACCATAATGGACTTTGCTTTACTGCTTGGTTCAGCGGCAAAAGATATTGAAATTAGGCTTACCAAAATCATGCAGATCAAAGGAGCTATAGCTAGTTTTCTCATTAAGCGATCCTGTATTCTAAATTTTATTTTAAAAGTATTAGCAATTTGAACTTGTTATAAGATGATCACAATATTTTTTCAACCAAAAATATAATTCCCATTTACATATGTCTCTTTCGTATTTGATTCCAACGAAATCAGAATCGTTCATGATTTGAATGGTAGTACTTGGTTTGTATCTAAAGATGTTGTAGAGGCTTTGGGGTATTCAAATACCAGCGATGCCATAGGCAAACATTGTAAGTCTCAAGCTACCGTCGCAATTCACGACGGCAGCCAAAGTCGTAATATGGCTATCATCCCCGAACCAGACCTCTACCGCCTAATCATAAAATCCAAACTCCCAGCAGCCGAACGATTCGAAAAATGGGTATTTGAAGAAGTCCTCCCCGCGATCCGCCAGCACGGTAGCTATGAATTGCAGCGGTAGGAAGAATCAAACATCTACATCGGCAAAATCGAATCAGAACATCCGCTCTGGTATAGCCATATCACCATATTCGTAGATAGCGAGTGTAGCAACGATCCGAACGGCGTAATTTCCAAGGATGAAATTTACACCCACTATTGTAATTTCTGTACGCGCAATAAGATTTCCCCGGTCCACTGCGCCCGGTTCTTCACCTCGCTATACTGCCTAGCAACCTACATCCGCGAAACCCGTCCAAGGGTAGGGGAGAAGCGGCCCCGGCTGCTGGCTAATATCTCCGTAACTCCGCAAACATCCGAAGTTCCCAAACGGCTTACGCCGCGCCCGACTCCACCAGCTCAAACCGCCGCGCCTAGTCCGGCGCAAGCGATGGTGCCGGAAGTGTATGGCCATAGCTCACTGAAGCAGCACATAGCCACGGCAAAAGAACTGATGATCAAACACTTGGATCACATGCCAAGGGCAGAACGGCAGGCAATGTTGATGGCGTATGATGCCCTGATTGAGGCTGAACAGGGTTTGAATGGGGAGGTTGACCATGAGTAGCGATGAACTTTGTCACCATGTTTCGGATATGATGTCGGCGGCGTGTTCTCTTGAATATTTGCAGGAAAAGTTTGAAGACGAACAACGCTATGGCGAAGCTTTCATAATTGGTCTAATAAAGAAAACCGTTTCAGAAGGTGCCGAAGCTTTCAGCATGTATGAAACGCAGTTGCAGGTTAAGAAGGCAAGGAGATAAGATGAATATAGATATTAATACGATTGAGTTTACCGATTGGATATCAGGTGTTTTGAACTTAACTTCTGTTGAAAACGAAGGAGAGTGGTTATTCGTAAATAGAAAAGGTGATCCTTTGTTTAGTATTTTAAATGAGAAGTTAGAAGAAGAGATAGATAAATTAAGGGAATATGACGAAACTCCGGGAGTTGGCATCGTAAATTCAGTTAGCTACGAAGCTTTACTGAGCATCAATAAAAATTTTATTTCAATGCGTCCTAGCATCGAGCCACAAAGATATAACCTTGAAGATATAGATAATAAAATATTATATTCTGTAACTAAACCTTCAAATACATTTTGCCTTTATTTGTTGTATAGAGCCGCCTTAGTTGGAGGACCAAGAGACCTACTGACAATGATGGTTCCATACCATTTCAATAAAAAATTTGCTGAAGGAGAAAGACACTGTGTATTTGATGGATTACGGCATAGACTGAAGAGGTTATTTACATTTAATATTGAATCTGAAACAAAAAAAAATTTTAAAGAATTTGAAAAATTCGGTGATTCATATTTATTTGGATTAAGCTACAACACAGATTCTTCTTTTGTTATACAACGTAATTTTGAAGAGATTCTTAAATCTGGAAGAATTCGTAAAGTTAGGAACATAAGATTAGAAGAAGTGACTCCTCCATGTAGATTTTATGTACAAGATCTTGTGCATCATTATCAACTTGCCGTTGCTACAGACAATCCAATGTTAGAGTTTATATCCTATTATCATGTCGCAGAACATTATTTTGAAAACATTTTTGCTGATGATTTGATTGAAAACGTAAAACTTAAAATTACACATCCAGATTTTTCATATAAGAGAAAAAAAGACATTAACTCATTAATAAAAAGCATAACAAGGTCAGTCTCAATCAGAAATGAAAATATGATTATTAATGAACTTGAAGCATTAAGACTAACACTCAAAAAATTTATTGACCTAGAAGAGCTTATAGGCAAAATCAATGAATATGATTCATCTTTATGTGAATATTTTAAAAATAGCAAAGTTGACTTTGCAGATGCAGACATAGTTGATTTTATGTCTAGCGATGCCGATACTATTTATAAGAAACTTTCAAAAAGAATATATAAGACTAGAAACTCTATAGTACACAGCAAGGAGTCTGATAAGTCTAGATATGTTCCATTTAAAGACGATCAAGTTTTATTGAAAGAAGTTCCATTGCTACGATTTATTGCTGAGCAAATCATTATTAAAAACTCTACCCCAATGTAAAACGACAAAGATATCCCAGTAAATTTTACTCCCCAGTAAACAACCCATTCCAAACAAACCACCTCAATGGTTATCGTTCGCCCTGTAGGTAAACAGTAACAATTGAGGTTTTTTCATGCTCCAGAAACAACTGGACTCTGTAAATAAAGCGATTGTCGGTATTGAAAGACGGCGCACAGTCCTAAAAAACTCTGCTCAGCCGCTTGGAAGCGGTAACAGTGCTGTTGAGTTTATGCATTTTGATTCAGAATTTGATATTTAATTTTGTCAGGCAAAGTGTGATTGTTTGCTCTCGCTGATATTCGGGTTAGTCTCTTTGAGGCGGCTCTTATTCTACGTCAAAACATAATTCTTCCAAAAAAAGCAAAAAA
Above is a genomic segment from Maridesulfovibrio sp. containing:
- a CDS encoding BRO family protein; translation: MVHDLNGSTWFVSKDVVEALGYSNTSDAIGKHCKSQATVAIHDGSQSRNMAIIPEPDLYRLIIKSKLPAAERFEKWVFEEVLPAIRQHGSYELQR